A window of the Apodemus sylvaticus chromosome 15, mApoSyl1.1, whole genome shotgun sequence genome harbors these coding sequences:
- the N6amt1 gene encoding methyltransferase N6AMT1 isoform X1: MAAPSVPTPLYGHVGRGAFSDVYEPAEDTFLLLDALEAAAAELAGVEICLEVGAGSGVVSAFLASMIGPQALYLCTDINPEAAACALETARCNRVHVQPVITDLVHGLLPRLKGKVDLLVFNPPYVVTPPEEVGGRGIAAAWAGGRDGREVMDRFFPLAPQLLSPRGLFYLVTIKENHPEEIFKTMKTRGLQGTTALCRQAGQETLSVLRFSKS; encoded by the exons ATGGCGGCGCCTAGTGTCCCCACGCCGTTGTACGGGCACGTGGGTCGCGGAGCCTTCAGCGACGTGTACGAGCCAGCGGAGGACACGTTCCTGTTACTGGACGCGCTCGAGGCGGCAGCGGCCGAGCTAGCAGG agtgGAAATATGCCTTGAAGTAGGAGCCGGATCTGGTGTGGTGTCCGCCTTCCTGGCCTCCATGATAGGCCCTCAGGCCTTGTACCT GTGCACTGATATCAACCCCGAGGCAGCCGCATGCGCCCTGGAGACTGCACGCTGTAACAGAGTCCACGTTCAGCCAGTGATTACAGATTTG GTCCACGGCCTGCTGCCCAGATTGAAGGGAAAGGTAGACCTGCTGGTGTTTAACCCACCGTATGTGGTGACTCCGCCAGAAGAG GTAGGAGGCCGGGGAATagcagcagcctgggctggcGGCAGAGACGGCCGGGAAGTCATGGACAGGTTCTTCCCACTGGCTCCACAGCTCCTCTCCCCAAGAGGGCTCTTCTACTTAGTTACCATAAAAGAAAACCATccag aggaaatctttaaaacaatgaaGACAAGAGGCCTGCAAGGAACTACAGCACTTTGCAGGCAAGCAGGCCAAGAAACCCTGTCCGTCCTCAGGTTCAGCAAGTCCTAG
- the N6amt1 gene encoding methyltransferase N6AMT1 isoform X2 encodes MAAPSVPTPLYGHVGRGAFSDVYEPAEDTFLLLDALEAAAAELAGVEICLEVGAGSGVVSAFLASMIGPQALYLCTDINPEAAACALETARCNRVHVQPVITDLVHGLLPRLKGKVDLLVFNPPYVVTPPEERKSLKQ; translated from the exons ATGGCGGCGCCTAGTGTCCCCACGCCGTTGTACGGGCACGTGGGTCGCGGAGCCTTCAGCGACGTGTACGAGCCAGCGGAGGACACGTTCCTGTTACTGGACGCGCTCGAGGCGGCAGCGGCCGAGCTAGCAGG agtgGAAATATGCCTTGAAGTAGGAGCCGGATCTGGTGTGGTGTCCGCCTTCCTGGCCTCCATGATAGGCCCTCAGGCCTTGTACCT GTGCACTGATATCAACCCCGAGGCAGCCGCATGCGCCCTGGAGACTGCACGCTGTAACAGAGTCCACGTTCAGCCAGTGATTACAGATTTG GTCCACGGCCTGCTGCCCAGATTGAAGGGAAAGGTAGACCTGCTGGTGTTTAACCCACCGTATGTGGTGACTCCGCCAGAAGAG aggaaatctttaaaacaatga